A single genomic interval of Hydractinia symbiolongicarpus strain clone_291-10 chromosome 8, HSymV2.1, whole genome shotgun sequence harbors:
- the LOC130654444 gene encoding staphylococcal nuclease domain-containing protein 1-like — protein MAQPSQPGLIFTGIVKQVLSGDNLVIRGQPKGGPPPEKQVALSNVAAPRLARRGTGETKSSDDAPYSWESREYLRKRLVGKEVQFHSEYNPPGARREYGSVFVRNSNGELKNISEDLVAEGLVTVQRLAIRPPSEGTKLIELEDAAKAAKKGLWSDDAKNHVRAVTWNIEDPKLFVDQKKGKPVNAIIEMVRDGSTVRAFLLPTFEHVTVMLTGIKCPSYRRELSKETGKEEMVPEMFAEEAKYFTEIRILQREVQIILEGVSNQNLLGTVLHPAGNIAELLLKEGFAKCVDWSMGVLTNGHKKYRLAERSAKDKKLRLWKDYVATVTSIDEFTGKVTEVINADALMVKLASGDIRKIFLSSLRPPRAQPKDDGVVENGPSRDGKRGRPLYDIPYMFEAREFLRKKLIGKKVNVHIDYVKPANDGYPERQCATVTVGEINIAEMLISKGLATCLRHRADDDLRSSCYDELLSAESRALKNNKGLHNKKDPPAHRIADLSGDAGKSRQYLPFMQRAGRSQAIVEFVASGSRFRFFVPSQSCLFTFLLAGISCPRMKAFNPAGAQISEDELMGKEAYDYSKEHTMQRDVEFQVENIDKGGNFIGFLFVDNVNLSLALVEQGLSKVHFTAERTSYYKELSAAEERAKSKKLGVWKDYVEETHEAVVIEDSERKTNFKKVIVTEIVGGVEFWAQHIDNAAQFEQMQQQLRTEMTDSPPLPGSLKPRRGDLVASLFVDNLWYRAKIEKIEQNGKIHVLYVDYGNREVVSSTKLANLPQPYTSFPPQARLYSLACLKSPKDEENMYDLSNAFAKEALNKEFSLNMEYKFNGQEFVTLSNPETKQDLASTLLSNGVVLLDKRREKRLQKLVHDYVAAQEKARKNRVNLWRYGDFTEDDAPEFGA, from the exons ATGGCTCAGCCTTCACAACCTGGATTAATATTTACTGGCATTGTAAAACAG GTCTTATCTGGTGACAATCTTGTCATTCGTGGCCAACCTAAAGGTGGTCCTCCTCCAGAAAAACAAGTTGCCTTATCTAATGTGGCTGCACCAAGATTAGCAAGACGTGGAACTGGAGAAACAAAAAGCTCTGATGATgca CCTTATTCATGGGAAAGTCGTGAGTATTTGCGCAAGAGGTTAGTTGGAAAAGAGGTTCAGTTCCATTCTGAATATAATCCTCCCGGTGCAAGACGAGAATATGGATCAGTTTTTGTACGAAACA GCAATGGTGAATTGAAGAATATTTCCGAAGACTTAGTGGCAGAAGGTTTAGTCACTGTACAACGGCTTGCAATCAGACCACCTTCAGA GGGTACAAAATTAATTGAACTTGAAGATGCTGCTAAAGCTGCTAAGAAGGGACTGTGGTCAGATGATGCTAAG AATCATGTTCGTGCAGTCACATGGAACATAGAGGATCCAAAGCTTTTTGTTGATCAAAAGAAAGGAAAGCCTGTCAATG CTATTATTGAAATGGTTCGTGATGGAAGCACAGTCAGAGCATTTTTACTTCCCACTTTTGAACATGTCACTGTAATGCTGACTGGCATCAAA TGTCCTTCATACAGACGAGAACTTAGCAAAGAAACTGGCAAGGAAGAAATGGTTCCTGAAATGTTTGCAGAAGAAGCAAAATATTTCACTGAAATCAGAATATTGCAGCGTGAAGTTCAAATTATTCTTGAAGGAGTGTCAAACCAAAACCTGTTGGGCACTGTCCTACATCCAGCTGGAAATATTGCTGAGTTGCTTTTAAAAGAAGGATTTGCTAAATGTGTTGATTGGAGCATGGGGGTTTTAACGAATGGTCACAAAAAATACAGACTAGCAGAAAG GTCTGCCAAAGACAAAAAGTTACGACTGTGGAAAGATTATGTTGCTACAGTGACATCCATTGATGAATTTACTGGCAAG GTCACTGAAGTCATCAATGCTGATGCCCTTATGGTGAAATTAGCTAGTGGggatatcagaaagatattttTAAGTAGTCTGCGTCCACCAAGAGCACAACCCAAAGATGATGGTGTTGTAGAGAATGGACCGTCCAGAGATGGAAAAAGGGGTCGCCCATTATATGACATTCCATATATGTTTGAGGCTCGTGAATTCCTTCGTAAAAAATTAATTGGTAAAAAGGTTAATGTGCATATTGACTATGTGAAGCCAGCTAATGATGGATATCCAGAACGTCAGTGTGCTACTGTAACTGTTGGTGAAATCAACATAGCAGAAATGCTAATCAGCAAAGGTCTTGCCACCTGTCTTCGTCATAGAGCAGACGATGATCTTCGTTCTTCATGCTATGATGAATTGCTGTCTGCTGAAAGTCGAGCTCTCAAAAACAACAAAGGCCTCCACAACAAAAAAGATCCGCCAGCTCATAGAATTGCTGATTTGTCAGGTGATGCTGGCAAATCAAGGCAATACCTTCCATTCATGCAACGAGCAGGAAGATCACAAGCTATTGTTGAATTTGTTGCAAGTGGCTCAAGATTCAGATTTTTTGTACCAAGCCAAAGCTGCCTCTTTACGTTCTTATTAGCTGGTATTTCCTGCCCACGTATGAAAGCGTTTAATCCTGCTGGTGCTCAAATATCTGAAGATGAATTAATGGGCAAAGAAGCATACGACTACAGCAAGGAACACACCATGCAGCGTGAT GTGGAGTTTCAAGTGGAAAACATTGACAAAGGTGGAAACTTCATTGGTTTTCTTTTCGTAGACAATGTCAATTTATCTCTCGCCTTGGTTGAACAAGGTTTGTCTAAAGTACATTTCACAGCAGAGAGAACATCTTATTATAAGGAATTGTCAGCAGCTGAAGAACGTGCGAAATCTAAGAAGCTTGGTGTATGGAAAGATTATGTGGAAGAAACCCACGAAGCTGTTGTGATTGAAGACAGTGAACGAAAGACTAATTTCAAAAAG GTCATTGTTACTGAAATTGTTGGCGGTGTAGAATTTTGGGCACAACATATTGACAATG ctgCACAATTTGAGCAAATGCAGCAACAATTAAGAACCGAGATGACAGACAGTCCACCACTACCTGGTTCGTTAAAACCAAGAAGAGGAGATCTTGTTGCATCCTTGTTTGTTGATAACTTATG GTACCGTGCTAAAATAGAAAAGATTGAGCAAAATGGAAAGATTCATGTTCTTTATGTTGACTATGGAAAC cgtGAAGTTGTATCTTCCACGAAGTTAGCCAATCTACCACAACCTTACACTAG TTTTCCACCTCAAGCGCGTTTGTACAGTCTAGCATGTTTGAAATCACCTAAGGAT GAAGAGAACATGTATGATTTAAGCAATGCATTCGCCAAGGAAGCCCTG aacaaaGAGTTTTCTTTGAACATGGAGTATAAGTTTAATGGGCAGGAATTTGTAACTTTGAGCAATCCTGAGACGAAGCAAGATTTGGCAAGTacattactttctaacggtgttgtTTTACTTGacaaaagaagagaaaaacgtCTCCAGAAGCTTGTCCATGATTACGTTGCTGCCCAAGAAAAAGCTCGTAAAAATAGG gtaAACTTATGGCGATATGGAGATTTCACCGAAGACGATGCTCCAGAGTTCGGCGCATAA